Sequence from the Paenibacillus riograndensis SBR5 genome:
GCGGATACAGTCTACATGGCGGTTTTGTTCCTGGCGCGCCTGGGCGGGCTGACGGGAGAGCCCCGGCTGGCGGATGCTGCAGTCCAGCAGACGCTGCTGCATCTGCAATTGCTGCAGGATCCGGAGTCGGGGCTGCTGTACCACGGCTGGAACAGCCGGGCGGGCAATCATATGTCGGCAGTCCATTGGGCGCGCGCCAATGCATGGATTACCCTGGCCGTTCCCCAGATTGTAGCGGAGCTTAGAGAGGCGGTTGCGATTCCCGAAGAGTTGTACAGCCGGTACCGCTTGCTCGCCGCAGGTCTGCTATCCTGTCAGGCGGGGAATGGGTTATGGCATACGGTCTTGAACAGACCGGATTTTGTTCAGGAGACTTCAGGCAGTGCGGGAATAGCCTGCGGGTTCATCAAGGGCGTGGAGCAGGGCCTGCTGGAATCCTCTTATCTGGATGGTGCCCGGCAGACCGTTCAAGGTATTCTTCCGCTCATCGCAGAGAACGGAGAAGTGCAAGGGGTATCCGGCGGGACGCCCGTCATGCCTTCAGCAGATGCTTACAATACCATCGAAATCTACCCTACGCTGTATGGACAGGGGCTGGTGCTGCAGCTGTTCACGCAGGCGCCGGATCTGTTATCGGGCACACGTTCGGCATGAAAAGCGGGATTGGATTCCCCTTACCTTGAGGAAAGGAAGATCATCGTGAAGAAAACGGCCGAACAGCTAAATAAACATGAAGCCATAGATCATCAGCGGATGCTGATCCGCAAAATGCAGTCACTCGGGTCCCGCTACAATCCGGAGCTCCGCATGCTTCAGTCGCCGTTCAGCAGCCCGGGTTATCATACCACGCTGCGGGGTGTAGAATTCATCCATTCCACCCGGGATTCGCTGTCGTATGCACTCGGGCTGCTGGATACAGAGCTTGCCGAGCATGAGCCGCGGGCCTTCGGGATTATCGCCCAGGTGGTGTCTCTTCAGGATACGGACCGCAGCCGGGATACCTTCGGGATCTGGCCCTGGTTCTATGAAGAACCGCTGGCACAAATGGCGCCGCCCGACTGGAACTGGGCGGACTTCTGCGGCAGCCGCCTGATTCAGGCCCTCAAGCGCCATGGGAACAGGTTCCCGGAGGCCCTGCGCAAGGCCGTTGCCGACTCCGTTAGCTATGCCTGTGAGGCCATTATCAAGCGGAACGTCGGGCCGGATTACACTAATATTGCAATTCTGGGGGCCTTCGTCACCAGAATTGCAGGGGAGCAGCTGGAACGCGGGGATTTCGCGGACTATGGGTTGAAGCGTCTGCAGAAGCTGTATGACTATACGATGAAGCGCGGCGCTTTTCAGGAATATAACAGCCCGGTCTATACGTACATCGCCATCCTGGAGTTATCCAAGCTGCATTCCGAAACCATGGATGACCAGGTGCGCGGGCTCACCAGAGAGTTGATTGATCTGACCTGGAGGAGTGTGGCGGGCTATTACCACCCGGCGACCGGGCAGTGGTCCGGCCCGCATTCCCGCTCTTATGAGACGCTCCTGAATAATCAGAGCAAGGCTTTTTTGCAGGTGGCCACCCGGGGGACAGTGATGTTTTTCGGTTGGGAAGAGCTGCCGTACGAAGAAGAATGGTACAAAAGCGGCTTCGAGTGTCCGGCAGCCTGTCTGGAGGCCTTCAGCGTTCCGCGTACACAAGAAATCAGGCAGCTTTATGAAGGCGATGAGACGGACGGCACCGGCAAATGGGCCGTTACTTATATGACGCCCCGGGTCAGCATCGGATCTTTTACAAATAGTGATCTGTGGAATCAGAGGCGGCCGCTGCTGGTCTATGCGGATAACAACGGCCTTCCTGTTTATATGCAGCTCCGGTGCCTGCACGATGGCTATGACTTTTGCTCGGCCCGCTTCAAGTCGAAGCAGGAACAGGGGCAGGTGCTGTTCGGCATTGACTTCATCACAGATGGAGGGGATACCCATCCCAATCTGGATCTTACGGGCGGCGCAATCGAGGCTGGGGATTTACGGCTGCGGCTGGAGATCGGAGGCCAGCTCAAGGGAGTGGCTGCCAAGTCTACGGCAGAAGGGGCTTCCATTCGGGTCGGAGAGGCACACTGTGTGCTCACGACATGGTTTGCGGCGTTTACGGGACACTCAGGTGCGGGCCGCGACTGGACCTGGGAGGTTCATGAGACGGGGGACCGGATTCTGGTGGAGCTGATTCTGTACTCCGGCCCGCGCAAACGCATAGACCTTCATGCCCTTCAGCAGGCGGCAATGGTTTTTTCTTTGGATATGGAGAAGCCCCCGGGAAGCTCCGGTCCGCAAATAGAGGTGGCAGAGGGCAAGCTGCGGGTGAGCGCCAGCGGGGAAGAGGCGGAAGCCTTCTCGCTTCGTCTGCGCCCTGGTCAAGCGGAGTAGGACTGCTGCCGGTACAGTCATCGCAAAAAGAAATAAAGCAGCTAAAGAGGTCCGGGAGTTACCCTGCCTTCTTTTGCTGCTTTCAGTTAGATGGACAAGTTGGGCCGGGGCACTGGGAAATTCAAGCGTGCTCTCACTTACTGAGAGATCACAACAAAATCGCTTTTGAACCGCTCATAATCGGCGGCCCGGCATTCCAGCTTCAGGCGTGTGCCCTGTTCTTCATAGCTGACCTCCTGCACATCGGCGTGGTCATTGAAGTAGGAAACTACGCTGCCGCGGTCGAACGGCACCAGTATTTCGCACCGGATATAATCATTGAAGACATGCTGGCGGACCAGGTCAATCAGCTCGGCGATTCCGCTTTTCTGCTTAGCGGAGAGAGTGACAGTATTCTCCTTTACTACAGGATAAGGCAACTCTGTCAGGTCAGCTTTGTTATAAGCCTTAATGGCCGGGATTCCGTCAGCGCCCAGAGCCTTCAGGGTTTCCTCCGTAACAGCGATATGCTGGCCCACCTGCGGATCGGAAATGTCGGCTACATGAATCAGCAGGTCAGCCTCGGTAACCTCTTCGAGCGTAGAGCGGAAGGCCTTGACCAGATGATGGGGCAGCTGGCTGACAAAACCGACCGTGTCGGTCAACAAAAAGGTTTTACGGTCAGGCAGCTCAATGCTGCGCACTGAGGTTTCCAATGTGGCGAACAGCATATCCTTGGCCAACACCCCTTTTTGAGACCCGGGGTGGTAGGTTTCCATTATGGTGTTCATTAAGCTGGACTTGCCGGTATTGGTATAACCGACGAGACAGACTACGGGCACCTCGTTTTTGCGCCGCTGCTTGCGCTGGACCTGCCGCCGGGCTACTTGAGTCTGCAGCTCCAGCTGCAGTGCCGTGATGCGTTCCTCGATTCGGCGCCGGTCCAGCTCCAGCTTGGTTTCCCCGGCACCGCGGTTTTTCAGTCCCGCTCCGCCGCCTTGTCTGCCGAGGGACTCGCGCATTCCGGCCAGCCGGGGGAGCATGTACTGCAGCTGTGCCACCTCCACCTGGAGCTGGGCCTCCTTCGTTTTGGCACGTTCGGCAAAAATATTCAGAATCAGGACGGTCCGGTCAATGACCTGACGGTCCAGCGCCGATTCCAGATTGCGGATCTGGGAAGGGGAGAGCTCATCATTAAAAATAACAATGGGCGCCTCCAGCGCTTCCAACAGGGCTTCCAGCTCCCCGATTTTGCCTGTACCGATATAATGCGCCGGGTTAATGCGGCTGGATTTCTGGCTCAGCTCACCGACCACCTCAAGCTCACAGGCCGCCGCCAGATTGCGCAGCTCTTCCATGGAATAAGCGAAATCCTTGTCATTCTGCAGCTGAACACCGACAATCACTGCCTTTTGATGTACAGTTTCCATATATTAATCAACCTCCACGAGTAAAATTGGACATAAAAAAGCACAGGCCGTCTGCCTGTGCTAACAGTATCAATAGAGGACAACAGAATAGGGCCACCGGAGGAATCTACATTCCCCAAGTCCCTTCTTCGGCATTTCCATAGCAACAATGAATGTATGCAAAAAAATACGGCGGCCCGGCAGAACAGCAAGCTGCTGCACCTGTCTGCGGGGCGGTTCATTGTGATTGCCTGATGGAGCTGCAAGTATTCCTAAAGGCGATGCCGGCGTGACGATCTGTCCGCCGGACGTTTGGTTCAAGCTGTGGGCTGCCTTCAAAAATAGATAGACCTATCCTGAGTCCTCTGCACGGGGCAGAGCTTTAGCGCTATAAAATTAGCTTAGCCGCGTAAAGTGCGAATCCGGATATAGTCTATCACACGCAACCCTCCGTTCTTCAAAAGTTACGTTGATTCTAACACATCTGCCGGAAGCTGGCAACTTGCTCCATTTCAGGGAGCGTCCGAATGCGCTGCCATGCCGCCAATCTGCCGTTTTATCTAGAAACTTCTAAATCATGGCGCATACGATATAAGAACGACATTACTAGAAGGAGGATGAGCTGTGCCTTATTTAACAACTAACACATTAACAAGCAGACCCACCAGGGGGCTGGGCACCATTAGCCAGGTAATCATAAAAACGGTCAACAACGGATCGTCCAAAGCTGTGGTGTATATAACAGGCCTGAATAATGATGTAACCCCCGAAACGCTGTTTGCCCAGGAATTATTTGAAGTGAATTACCGGGAGGTAGTAACCAGAATCTATAATATTACCCAGACTTATTTTCAGTTCAATGCCGTATACTCCCAGGAGCAGACG
This genomic interval carries:
- a CDS encoding glycoside hydrolase family 88/105 protein → MNTERKLAETLDLLFRYMILEEHKGHWGMDIDHWDWVPGVGVISLMEYATASGRGEVLDYLLQWVNRNKRKAEGAKVINALAPFALFPELYRQTGDPWFLQKAMSTADWMLNAAPVTREGALEHTVTENVDFPEQVWADTVYMAVLFLARLGGLTGEPRLADAAVQQTLLHLQLLQDPESGLLYHGWNSRAGNHMSAVHWARANAWITLAVPQIVAELREAVAIPEELYSRYRLLAAGLLSCQAGNGLWHTVLNRPDFVQETSGSAGIACGFIKGVEQGLLESSYLDGARQTVQGILPLIAENGEVQGVSGGTPVMPSADAYNTIEIYPTLYGQGLVLQLFTQAPDLLSGTRSA
- the hflX gene encoding GTPase HflX, which produces METVHQKAVIVGVQLQNDKDFAYSMEELRNLAAACELEVVGELSQKSSRINPAHYIGTGKIGELEALLEALEAPIVIFNDELSPSQIRNLESALDRQVIDRTVLILNIFAERAKTKEAQLQVEVAQLQYMLPRLAGMRESLGRQGGGAGLKNRGAGETKLELDRRRIEERITALQLELQTQVARRQVQRKQRRKNEVPVVCLVGYTNTGKSSLMNTIMETYHPGSQKGVLAKDMLFATLETSVRSIELPDRKTFLLTDTVGFVSQLPHHLVKAFRSTLEEVTEADLLIHVADISDPQVGQHIAVTEETLKALGADGIPAIKAYNKADLTELPYPVVKENTVTLSAKQKSGIAELIDLVRQHVFNDYIRCEILVPFDRGSVVSYFNDHADVQEVSYEEQGTRLKLECRAADYERFKSDFVVISQ